One Drosophila santomea strain STO CAGO 1482 chromosome X, Prin_Dsan_1.1, whole genome shotgun sequence DNA segment encodes these proteins:
- the LOC120456539 gene encoding transcription factor mef2A, with product MMCGKGFGMILVLIWATALSSELALVSGQTVAPLKSSTSAPPKMEVKPTKPMIVNAPPKKVQLPEAPKSDASKPLQVTGFITKSGNIYEIEDKRGSIGSIEGRQADQEQIVCNYGNVVIYSDVPCDQVKNVRVGEVKPLKEDPVEVSTEKNHADGEQQSHELQHEQQQQDATDSQDQEQEQDQSVQPNHPRGQQNNRRRRRRPQQQKQQQQRLQQQRRRRQQQQKLQQRRRNGSGNNSVRRRRNRNNNNNINRQQQRRRRPGNNNNNRRRLNNNNGNNNQRQQQHRRQQQQQQRRRRPN from the exons ATGATGTGCGGCAAGGGATTCGGGATGATCCTGGTCCTGATTTGGGCCACGGCCCTTTCCAGCGAACTCGCGCTGGTGAGCG GTCAAACGGTGGCGCCGCTGAAGAGCTCCACCAGTGCTCCACCCAAAATGGAGGTCAAGCCCACGAAGCCCATGATAGTGAATGCTCCGCCAAAGAAAGTGCAGCTCCCGGAAGCTCCCAAAAGCGATGCCAGCAAGCCGCTGCAGGTCACCGGATTCATCACCAAGTCTGGCAACATCTACGAGATCGAGGACAAAAGGGGCTCCATTGGCTCCATCGAGGGTCGGCAGGCGGATCAGGAGCAGATTGTTTGCAACTATGGCAACGTGGTGATCTACAGCGATGTGCCCTGTGATCAAGTCAAGAATGTGCGCGTGGGCGAGGTCAAGCCCCTGAAGGAGGATCCCGTTGAGGTCAGCACCGAGAAAAACCATGCCGATGGCGAACAGCAGTCGCATGAGTTGCAACatgagcaacagcagcaggacgCAACCGACAGTcaggatcaggagcaggagcaggaccagTCCGTGCAGCCAAACCATCCCAGGGGTCAGCAGAACAATCGCCGACGTCGCCGTCGtccgcagcagcagaagcagcagcaacagaggctgcagcagcaacgccGTCGGcgtcagcagcaacagaagtTGCAGCAGCGTCGCCGCAACGGCAGCGGAAACAACAGCGTGCGTCGTCGTCGTaaccgcaacaacaacaacaacattaatCGCCAGCAGCAAAGACGTCGTCGCcccggcaacaacaacaacaacaggcgACGcctcaacaacaacaacggcaacaacaatcagcgacaacagcaacaccgccgtcagcagcaacaacagcaacgccGTCGCCGTCCTAACTGA
- the LOC120456536 gene encoding uncharacterized protein LOC120456536 — MQPPPKTYSWPLLLVVLFAGISLARSAPRQASSTYVIPLPWNDLIRTFNFPESQEKSQEIPEPRALSVNLEDTSAGRQEEEEEDDLQQVLLLTSGLTPAQIAQRSRGRNNEGRFFGRGGTTVVVISGLSGAVNNTNNNSIVTTPATTTTTGTRTSEFIRTPIAYPAGYPMQYYRKRQNDGASMSYPELFGWNEAAFYGGDLSGLGGLNGGYSLPGVPLVPITVGNEVRYVPMNLRMLRQFVGGPTSFAPPPPPAIREQDDQLEDDDIAALALGPELEVLDDNTNEGGPEVTSQVTGHSVGDPSGFGLLGQRLRPRPLVRRRPLQTLAQNIRRVQYLRK; from the coding sequence ATGCAGCCTCCGCCGAAGACTTATTCCTGGCCGCTTCTCTTGGTTGTCCTTTTTGCGGGCATTAGCCTGGCCAGGTCCGCGCCGCGTCAGGCGTCTAGTACCTACGTCATTCCGCTGCCCTGGAACGATCTAATTAGGACCTTCAATTTCCCAGAGTCGCAGGAGAAGTCCCAGGAGATTCCCGAGCCGCGTGCGCTCTCTGTGAACCTAGAGGATACGAGTGCCGGCCgacaggaggaggaggaggaggatgatcTGCAGCAGGTTCTGCTGCTGACCAGTGGACTGACTCCCGCCCAGATTGCCCAGCGTAGTCGGGGCCGAAACAATGAGGGCAGGTTCTTTGGGCGCGGCGGCACCACCGTGGTGGTGATCTCCGGCTTATCCGGCGCTGTCAACAACACTAACAACAACAGTATTGTGACCACTCCTgccaccacaaccacaacgGGCACTCGAACCTCGGAGTTTATCCGGACGCCAATTGCTTACCCGGCCGGATATCCCATGCAATACTACCGGAAACGGCAGAACGACGGCGCATCGATGTCCTATCCGGAGCTCTTCGGCTGGAACGAGGCGGCCTTCTACGGCGGAGATTTGAGTGGTTTGGGTGGACTCAATGGGGGCTATAGTCTGCCGGGCGTCCCCTTGGTGCCAATCACCGTTGGCAACGAGGTGAGGTACGTCCCCATGAATCTCCGCATGCTACGGCAGTTTGTCGGTGGTCCCACTTCCTTTGCTCCCCCTCCACCGCCGGCCATCAGGGAGCAGGATGATCAGCTGGAGGACGACGATATAGCCGCCTTGGCCTTGGGCCCCGAACTAGAAGTACTAGACGACAACACCAATGAGGGTGGCCCGGAGGTCACAAGTCAAGTCACTGGTCACTCGGTCGGCGATCCATCGGGCTTTGGACTCCTTGGCCAGCGGTTGAGACCTCGTCCGTTGGTCAGAAGGCGACCACTGCAGACACTGGCCCAGAATATTCGCCGGGTGCAGTACCTCAGGAAGTAA
- the LOC120456544 gene encoding activating signal cointegrator 1 complex subunit 2 homolog produces the protein MQILRNSLALLVVLLAILSICESRRSAYRLPKLQGRSASGSPSPQDVGSGRDLMKKFMLMRGLFQQPPSDNVIVITQPSSTTTTTTPTGSPTTTTYTTTTTTPTSNSTGRSLLESMHLEDPQDEDEDEDEDEAQDTLVTTMTGRALEDRLDLPDAEEEPQDVVSHKKPQKPLQWSQKFNLKSARLNRKKNLVKKTHRRVHKHPQKKKRQQKRKLNKKQSANHQQRNAEPAVNFIEPYHNDRSQSQAGGQSTSDSRLQRIWRRFQIAN, from the exons ATGCAGATCCTCCGGAACTCACTCGCACTTCTCGTCGTCCTTCTGGCGATTTTGTCCATCTGCGAATCGCGACGAAGCG CTTATCGCTTGCCAAAACTCCAGGGACGAAGTGCCTCCGGCAGTCCTTCGCCCCAGGACGTGGGATCTGGTCGGGATTTAATGAAGAAGTTCATGCTGATGCGGGGACTCTTCCAGCAGCCGCCTAGTGACAATGTGATCGTTATCACGCAGCCATCGAGCACAACAACcacgaccacgcccactggcTCGCCCACGACAACCACCTACACAACGACCACAACCACACCCACGTCCAACAGTACGGGTCGATCCCTGCTGGAGAGTATGCATCTCGAGGATCCgcaggatgaggatgaggatgaggatgaggatgaggccCAGGATACTCTAGTGACCACAATGACTGGCAGGGCGCTCGAGGATCGTCTGGATCTCCCGGATGCCGAGGAGGAGCCGCAGGATGTGGTGTCCCACAAGAAGCCACAAAAACCGTTGCAATGGTCGCAGAAGTTCAATCTAAAGAGCGCACGGTTAAACAGAAAAAAGAACTTGGTGAAGAAGACCCATCGACGGGTCCACAAGCATCCGCAGAAAAAGAAGAGACAACAAAAGAGGAAGCTGAACAAAAAACAGTCGGCGAATCATCAGCAACGCAACGCGGAACCAGCGGTCAACTTTATCGAACCCTATCACAACGATCGAAGCCAATCCCAAGCTGGTGGTCAGTCCACCTCCGATTCTCGATTGCAGCGCATCTGGCGGCGCTTCCAAATCGCCAACTAG